In Bacteroidales bacterium, a single genomic region encodes these proteins:
- a CDS encoding nucleotide exchange factor GrpE, which yields MSEQEKKKNITGKTLKKTVPSKALEEISKKLEETNDKYLRLYSEFDNYRKRTLREKSELIKTASSGIILDLLPVLDDFDRAIQNSETTDQCEVIKEGERLILAKLKRILEQKGLQEMKTIGEPFDTDLHDAVTNVTAPSDDLKGKIIDQTQKGYTLNGKVIRYAKVVVGA from the coding sequence ATGAGCGAGCAAGAAAAAAAGAAGAATATAACCGGCAAAACACTCAAAAAAACAGTTCCATCAAAGGCACTGGAAGAGATCAGCAAAAAACTGGAGGAAACCAACGATAAGTATCTCCGCCTCTACTCAGAATTCGATAACTACCGTAAACGAACGCTCCGGGAAAAAAGCGAACTGATAAAGACCGCTTCCTCCGGGATCATCCTTGACCTGCTGCCCGTTCTGGATGACTTCGACCGTGCCATTCAAAATTCTGAGACTACTGACCAGTGTGAAGTCATCAAAGAAGGAGAAAGACTGATCCTGGCAAAACTTAAAAGGATCCTTGAACAGAAGGGACTGCAGGAGATGAAAACCATCGGAGAGCCCTTCGACACTGATCTGCACGATGCGGTAACGAACGTTACCGCACCATCAGATGACTTGAAGGGAAAAATCATCGACCAGACGCAAAAAGGTTACACACTCAACGGGAAAGTGATCCGGTATGCCAAGGTGGTGGTGGGAGCATAG
- the dnaJ gene encoding molecular chaperone DnaJ: MSKRDYYEILGVPKNADETEIKKAYRKMALKYHPDKNPGDKEAEEHFKEAAEAYEVLSNPEKRRKYDQFGHEGVRGSAGGGAGGFGMSMEDIFSQFGDIFGDAFGNFGGFGFGTGTRERQKRTTRGTNLRVKVKLTLEEIAHGVEKKIKVTKYVSCEHCQGTGAEGGSSYQTCSACRGSGHVTRVTSTFLGQMQTTSTCPNCGGEGKIITNRCIKCAGHGIVNGEEVITIKIPAGVAEGMQLSLNGKGNAAARNGIPGDLIVLIEEEKHPYLQRDDHNLIYEHYISLPEAAMGTSIDVPTIDGKARIKIPPGTQPGKIFRLKDKGIPVLNGYGQRGDELVTVQVWVPKSLTREEKEMMEKLLHSVNFKPSPSGKDKNFFGRWKDMFNS, from the coding sequence ATGTCCAAACGCGATTATTACGAAATACTTGGAGTTCCAAAGAATGCTGACGAGACCGAGATCAAGAAAGCTTATCGTAAAATGGCGCTCAAGTATCATCCCGACAAAAATCCGGGTGATAAAGAGGCTGAGGAACATTTCAAAGAGGCAGCCGAAGCCTACGAGGTACTCAGCAATCCGGAAAAGCGACGCAAATACGATCAGTTTGGGCACGAAGGCGTACGTGGCTCAGCAGGCGGCGGAGCTGGCGGGTTTGGCATGAGCATGGAAGACATCTTCAGCCAGTTCGGAGATATTTTTGGTGACGCATTTGGAAACTTTGGCGGTTTTGGATTTGGAACAGGGACACGGGAAAGGCAAAAGCGAACCACACGTGGAACCAATCTGCGCGTCAAGGTCAAGCTCACTTTGGAAGAAATTGCACACGGGGTGGAAAAAAAGATCAAGGTAACCAAATATGTATCCTGCGAACACTGCCAGGGTACAGGTGCCGAAGGAGGCAGTTCATACCAGACCTGTTCAGCCTGCAGGGGTTCCGGACACGTCACCCGCGTGACCAGCACCTTCCTGGGACAGATGCAAACGACATCCACCTGCCCCAATTGCGGAGGTGAAGGAAAGATCATCACCAACCGCTGTATCAAATGTGCCGGACACGGAATCGTCAACGGCGAAGAAGTCATTACCATCAAAATACCAGCCGGAGTGGCCGAAGGAATGCAATTGTCCCTCAACGGAAAAGGAAACGCCGCTGCCCGTAATGGAATCCCCGGCGACCTGATCGTACTCATCGAAGAAGAAAAACATCCCTATCTGCAACGAGACGATCATAACCTGATCTATGAGCACTATATCAGCCTCCCGGAGGCCGCCATGGGAACCTCCATCGATGTGCCCACCATCGATGGCAAAGCACGGATCAAAATACCACCGGGAACACAGCCGGGGAAAATTTTCAGGCTCAAGGACAAAGGCATACCCGTGCTGAACGGATATGGTCAGCGTGGAGATGAACTGGTGACTGTTCAGGTATGGGTTCCAAAATCCCTTACCAGAGAAGAAAAAGAAATGATGGAAAAATTGTTGCACTCCGTGAATTTCAAACCCAGCCCTTCGGGAAAGGATAAAAATTTCTTCGGCAGGTGGAAGGATATGTTCAATTCTTGA
- a CDS encoding ATP-binding cassette domain-containing protein — protein sequence MQNEILTATGVTKRYANHTALKSVSLGVPEQSIYGLLGPNGAGKTTFIRIVNQILAMDEGSITWKNERLSPDHICRIGYLPEERGLYKKMKVGEQALYLAQLKGLSSNDAQRRLKWWFSRFDIMGWWNRKVEELSKGMQQKVQFVVTVIHEPELLIFDEPFSGFDPINVNILKEEILRLRNQGATIIFSTHNMASVEELCDHIALLNRSEKILEGKVTDIKNTYRTNAYVIYFDGPAESLRPILHPSYQILEEDLGSGLKSSRIRLPKDANPNDLIVNLLPHITIHGFSELLPTMNDIFISKVNEYSKPST from the coding sequence ATGCAAAACGAAATTCTAACAGCCACCGGTGTCACCAAGCGGTATGCGAACCATACAGCCCTTAAATCGGTGTCACTGGGTGTACCCGAGCAGAGCATCTATGGTTTGCTGGGACCCAATGGCGCCGGGAAAACCACCTTCATCCGGATCGTGAACCAGATCCTGGCAATGGATGAAGGTTCAATTACCTGGAAAAATGAAAGGTTATCACCTGACCATATCTGCCGGATCGGCTATTTGCCCGAAGAAAGAGGACTCTATAAAAAAATGAAGGTCGGGGAGCAGGCACTCTACCTGGCACAGTTGAAAGGATTAAGCTCTAACGATGCACAGCGCCGGCTCAAATGGTGGTTCTCCCGGTTCGATATCATGGGGTGGTGGAACCGGAAAGTGGAGGAACTGTCCAAAGGCATGCAGCAAAAAGTGCAATTTGTGGTGACCGTCATCCATGAGCCTGAATTACTGATCTTTGATGAACCTTTCAGCGGCTTTGACCCCATCAACGTCAACATCTTGAAAGAAGAGATCCTCCGCCTTCGCAACCAGGGTGCCACGATCATCTTTTCCACCCACAACATGGCATCCGTTGAAGAACTCTGCGACCATATCGCCCTGCTGAACCGATCGGAGAAGATCCTGGAGGGAAAAGTCACCGATATCAAAAATACTTACAGGACAAATGCCTATGTCATTTACTTTGACGGTCCGGCAGAGTCGCTCCGTCCGATCCTCCATCCATCCTATCAGATCCTGGAAGAAGACCTCGGGAGCGGGCTGAAATCATCCAGGATCCGTTTGCCAAAGGATGCAAACCCAAATGATCTGATCGTAAATCTGCTCCCGCATATCACCATCCACGGTTTTTCGGAACTTCTCCCAACCATGAATGATATCTTCATTTCCAAGGTAAATGAATACAGCAAGCCATCCACATGA
- a CDS encoding ABC transporter permease, with amino-acid sequence MNKIKLIIRREFLSRVKKRSFLVMTLLGPILMAAMFIIPVYITTRQGDVKKIAILDETGIFHQKFTDTKILIFKQVSGDPETLKTHFADSGYYAILHIPKTEVIIPSSAIIYSSKQASVTVTSHIRNIMQKEVERLKLEASGVDEAVIESAKTKIQLATFKIDREGHEEKSYTEVSMVIGYIGGFLIYIFIFMYGSQVMRGVIEEKTSRIVEVILSSVKPFQLMMGKIIGIALVGLTQFILWVLLTGALVTTFSAMTGTSLSEAGSSQMLTEDSRLVPSESLPDEEELGSDELQFVLEAIHTLNYGTILGFFLFFFVGGYLLYAAMFAAIGSAVDNEADTQQFMLPITVPLILAIVLIPYIINNPEGPLVFWASIIPFTSPIAMMARIPFGVPYLDLVLSVVLLILGFVGTTWLAGRIYRTGILMYGKKVNYRELGKWITYRQ; translated from the coding sequence ATGAATAAAATCAAACTGATCATCCGGAGGGAATTCCTTTCACGCGTCAAAAAACGCTCGTTCCTCGTCATGACACTTCTTGGCCCAATCCTGATGGCGGCCATGTTCATCATTCCGGTCTACATAACCACCCGCCAGGGCGATGTCAAAAAAATTGCCATCCTCGATGAAACCGGCATCTTCCACCAAAAGTTCACCGATACAAAAATTTTAATCTTTAAACAGGTAAGCGGTGACCCGGAAACGCTGAAAACCCATTTTGCCGATAGCGGATACTACGCCATCCTGCACATTCCAAAAACAGAGGTGATCATCCCCTCCTCTGCCATCATTTATTCCAGCAAGCAGGCCAGTGTCACTGTCACCAGCCATATAAGAAACATCATGCAAAAAGAGGTGGAAAGGCTGAAGCTGGAAGCCTCAGGTGTTGACGAAGCGGTGATTGAAAGTGCCAAAACCAAAATTCAGCTGGCCACCTTCAAGATCGACAGGGAAGGTCACGAAGAAAAAAGCTATACGGAGGTCAGCATGGTGATCGGATATATTGGCGGATTTCTGATCTACATCTTCATCTTCATGTACGGATCCCAGGTGATGCGGGGTGTCATTGAGGAAAAAACCAGCCGGATCGTCGAAGTGATCCTTTCTAGCGTCAAACCCTTTCAGCTGATGATGGGGAAGATCATTGGCATTGCCCTTGTAGGGCTGACCCAGTTCATTTTATGGGTACTGCTCACTGGTGCGCTGGTGACGACTTTCTCCGCCATGACCGGAACATCCCTGTCGGAAGCAGGATCATCCCAGATGCTTACGGAGGACAGCCGTCTGGTTCCCTCAGAATCCTTACCGGATGAAGAAGAACTGGGCAGCGATGAACTTCAGTTTGTGCTGGAGGCTATCCATACGCTCAATTATGGAACGATCCTCGGCTTTTTCCTCTTCTTTTTCGTTGGCGGCTACCTTCTTTACGCAGCGATGTTCGCTGCCATCGGCTCCGCAGTCGACAACGAAGCTGACACTCAGCAATTCATGTTACCCATCACTGTTCCGCTCATTCTGGCCATTGTCCTGATTCCGTATATCATCAACAATCCTGAGGGCCCCCTGGTTTTCTGGGCTTCCATCATACCCTTCACATCCCCGATCGCCATGATGGCTAGAATCCCCTTCGGAGTCCCCTACCTGGATCTGGTGCTTTCGGTCGTTCTTCTCATTCTTGGATTCGTGGGGACAACCTGGCTGGCAGGACGGATCTACCGGACGGGAATATTGATGTATGGGAAAAAGGTGAATTACAGGGAGCTTGGAAAATGGATTACCTACCGGCAATAG
- a CDS encoding acetate--CoA ligase family protein → MINKQLLKPQRIAVIGGSNDLSKPGGKVVKNIAEGSFRGELYVVNPKEKTIQGIACYQDIASLPDTDLAVIAIAARFVPETVEYLGKNKKTKAFIVISAGFSEESQEGKLLEKKLVEAVNAVNAVLIGPNCTGILTLDHQSIFTLPIPKLSPGGCILISGSGATACFIMELGIPKGLTFSGVFSVGNSAQTGVEEVVQYLDESFDPVNSSRVILLYIENIRNPKLLLKHASSLVRKGCKIAAIKAGASEAGSRAASSHTGALASSDLAVDALFAKAGIIRCFGREELITAACIFMHPELKGKNIAIITHAGGPAVMLTDALEKDGMKVPHLGGPALEELKQKLFPGSSIANPVDFLATGTAEQLGMIIDTIDRDVETIDGMVVIFGTPGLQRLFGVYDLLDRKMASATKPIFPVLPSITTAAEEVNEFISKGRICFPEEVILGNMLSRIYLKKLSIPEKATYPEIDFTTIRTIIQGASSGYLPQTSLQKLLDAAGIPRIAEIIVTEEKEVTDACRHIGFPVAMKAGGLLHKSDLGGVKLNITGYSLALQAFRELMSIGGAHSVLVQSMTKGMELFIGAKEDPGFGHLVLSGFGGIFIEVLQDFQAALAPLSHDQALWMIRNLKGYRLLKGVRGRAGVDENVFAEIVARVAALVTAAPEIKEMDLNPLMAFQDSILTVDARIRIEK, encoded by the coding sequence ATGATTAACAAACAGTTACTCAAACCTCAACGTATTGCGGTCATTGGTGGCTCAAACGATCTGTCCAAACCGGGAGGAAAAGTCGTGAAAAATATCGCGGAGGGGAGCTTCAGGGGAGAGCTGTATGTTGTGAATCCAAAGGAAAAGACCATCCAGGGCATCGCCTGTTATCAGGACATTGCCTCCCTTCCCGATACGGATCTTGCCGTGATTGCGATCGCTGCCCGTTTTGTTCCGGAAACGGTCGAATACCTTGGGAAAAATAAGAAAACAAAGGCTTTCATCGTGATTTCGGCCGGTTTCAGCGAGGAAAGCCAGGAAGGGAAACTGCTGGAAAAAAAATTAGTGGAAGCGGTCAATGCAGTGAATGCAGTCCTCATCGGTCCCAACTGCACCGGAATACTGACCCTTGACCACCAGAGTATTTTCACTCTTCCCATACCCAAGCTTTCTCCCGGCGGATGTATCCTGATCTCAGGGTCAGGAGCAACGGCTTGTTTCATCATGGAGCTGGGAATTCCAAAGGGATTGACGTTCTCCGGGGTTTTTTCCGTCGGCAACAGTGCCCAGACCGGCGTGGAAGAGGTGGTGCAGTACCTGGATGAGAGCTTTGATCCCGTGAACAGTTCACGCGTCATTCTATTGTATATCGAAAATATACGCAATCCAAAATTATTGCTTAAGCACGCCTCCTCGCTCGTGAGGAAGGGGTGTAAAATTGCGGCCATCAAGGCAGGGGCTTCCGAGGCCGGAAGCCGTGCTGCCTCTTCGCATACCGGTGCACTGGCGAGCTCGGACCTGGCAGTGGATGCCCTGTTTGCAAAAGCCGGCATCATCAGATGCTTCGGACGGGAAGAGCTGATCACGGCAGCCTGTATCTTCATGCACCCGGAGCTGAAAGGGAAAAACATTGCGATCATAACCCACGCCGGCGGACCCGCTGTCATGCTAACGGATGCACTGGAAAAAGACGGAATGAAAGTTCCGCATTTAGGTGGTCCCGCCCTTGAGGAGCTGAAACAAAAACTTTTCCCGGGTTCATCCATAGCCAACCCGGTCGACTTTTTGGCAACGGGCACCGCCGAACAGCTCGGGATGATCATTGATACCATCGACCGCGATGTAGAAACCATCGACGGGATGGTGGTCATCTTTGGAACTCCCGGACTGCAAAGGCTCTTCGGTGTATATGATCTGCTGGACCGCAAAATGGCCAGTGCCACCAAGCCGATCTTTCCCGTTTTACCCTCCATAACGACAGCCGCAGAGGAAGTTAACGAATTCATCTCAAAAGGAAGAATATGCTTTCCCGAAGAGGTCATCCTGGGCAACATGCTGTCGAGGATCTACCTGAAAAAATTATCCATACCCGAAAAAGCCACCTACCCTGAAATTGATTTCACAACGATCCGCACGATCATCCAGGGGGCATCATCCGGCTACCTGCCTCAGACCAGCCTGCAGAAACTGCTGGATGCTGCCGGGATCCCGAGGATAGCCGAAATCATCGTTACGGAGGAAAAGGAAGTCACCGATGCCTGCCGTCACATCGGATTTCCCGTGGCCATGAAAGCAGGCGGACTCTTGCATAAATCCGATCTTGGCGGGGTGAAACTGAACATCACAGGTTATTCACTCGCCCTGCAGGCTTTCAGGGAGCTGATGTCCATCGGAGGTGCCCACAGTGTCCTTGTCCAATCGATGACAAAGGGAATGGAGCTTTTCATTGGCGCAAAAGAGGATCCCGGGTTCGGGCACCTGGTGCTGAGTGGATTCGGAGGGATCTTCATTGAGGTCCTGCAGGATTTCCAGGCAGCTCTGGCACCTCTGAGCCACGATCAGGCGCTGTGGATGATCCGGAACCTGAAAGGATACAGGCTCCTTAAAGGCGTACGCGGCCGTGCAGGCGTCGACGAAAACGTTTTTGCAGAGATCGTTGCCCGTGTGGCAGCCCTGGTAACAGCCGCTCCCGAAATCAAGGAAATGGACCTGAATCCACTGATGGCCTTCCAGGATTCCATCCTGACCGTGGATGCCAGGATCCGCATTGAAAAGTAA
- a CDS encoding pyridoxal phosphate-dependent aminotransferase, with the protein MRDTPINYDVVTRKINESKISSLERATIRMIKKLVDDIETATGEKYVRMEMGVPGLPPSKIGIEAEIKALRTGIAAIYPDIYGIPELKSEIARFVKLFLNLEVSLDGCIPTVGSMQGGFATFMTVNRIHKEKNTTLSIDPCFPVHKQQHMVLGIPVQAFDVYNYRGDKLKAKLESYLEKGNISSILYSNPNNPSWVCFTEKELRIIGELANQYDVIVVEDLAYFAMDFRNDYSVPGHPPYQPSATQYTDNYILLISSSKVFSYAGQRIGMMVISDKVYNLRSPDLLQYYYFDKFGPAMIFGSVYSLSSGTSHSPQYGLAAMLKAVNDGEINLINDVRVYGEKARIMKKLFTDNGFRIVYDLDEGVPIADGFYFTFSYPGMDGEELMRELIYHGISAISLTICGSERSEGARACVSLVKESQFPDLETRLKKFRENHPL; encoded by the coding sequence ATGAGAGATACCCCTATTAATTACGATGTCGTTACCCGGAAAATAAATGAAAGTAAAATCTCCAGTCTTGAAAGGGCGACCATCCGGATGATCAAAAAGCTGGTGGATGATATTGAAACCGCAACGGGTGAAAAATACGTACGCATGGAAATGGGAGTGCCGGGATTGCCTCCCTCCAAGATCGGCATTGAGGCCGAGATCAAAGCACTCAGGACGGGAATTGCTGCCATTTACCCCGACATTTACGGAATTCCTGAACTAAAAAGTGAGATCGCCAGGTTTGTAAAGCTTTTTCTGAACCTGGAGGTGAGTCTCGACGGATGCATTCCAACGGTCGGATCCATGCAGGGTGGATTTGCCACTTTTATGACCGTCAACCGGATCCATAAGGAGAAAAACACGACTTTATCGATCGACCCCTGTTTTCCTGTCCATAAGCAGCAACACATGGTACTGGGTATTCCCGTCCAGGCGTTTGATGTGTACAATTACAGGGGCGACAAACTGAAAGCAAAACTCGAATCCTACCTTGAGAAGGGAAATATTTCAAGTATCCTGTATTCCAATCCCAACAATCCCTCATGGGTATGTTTCACCGAGAAAGAATTACGGATCATCGGTGAGCTTGCCAACCAGTACGATGTGATCGTGGTGGAGGACCTGGCCTATTTTGCAATGGATTTCCGCAATGACTATTCCGTTCCGGGACATCCACCCTATCAACCTTCCGCCACACAGTACACCGATAATTACATTTTACTCATCTCCAGCTCCAAGGTGTTCAGTTATGCCGGCCAGCGCATTGGAATGATGGTGATCTCCGACAAGGTCTACAATTTGCGCTCTCCTGATCTGCTTCAGTATTATTATTTCGATAAGTTCGGCCCGGCCATGATCTTCGGATCGGTTTACTCGCTCAGCTCAGGCACATCCCATTCTCCGCAGTACGGACTGGCTGCCATGCTGAAAGCAGTCAATGACGGGGAAATCAACCTTATCAACGATGTCAGGGTCTATGGTGAAAAAGCCAGGATCATGAAAAAACTGTTTACCGACAACGGATTCAGGATTGTGTATGACCTTGACGAGGGCGTTCCCATTGCTGACGGGTTTTATTTTACTTTTTCCTATCCGGGAATGGATGGTGAAGAACTGATGCGTGAACTGATCTATCACGGGATCAGCGCCATCTCATTGACGATCTGCGGCAGTGAGCGTTCTGAAGGGGCCCGCGCCTGTGTATCTCTGGTCAAAGAATCCCAGTTTCCCGACCTTGAAACCAGGCTGAAAAAGTTCAGAGAGAATCATCCGCTTTGA
- a CDS encoding ferredoxin family protein, translated as MAKVRGAIVIDIEKCKGCEVCIEACPTEVIGLSNQVNSKGYRYTYMKNPEACTGCTNCAIVCPDGVITVYRMKVEAETVK; from the coding sequence ATGGCAAAAGTTCGGGGTGCAATCGTTATCGATATCGAAAAATGCAAAGGATGCGAGGTCTGCATCGAAGCGTGCCCTACGGAAGTGATCGGGCTTTCCAACCAGGTCAACAGCAAGGGATATCGGTACACGTACATGAAAAATCCGGAAGCGTGCACAGGATGCACGAATTGTGCCATCGTGTGTCCGGATGGAGTGATCACGGTTTACAGAATGAAAGTAGAAGCTGAAACGGTTAAATAA
- a CDS encoding 3-methyl-2-oxobutanoate dehydrogenase subunit VorB, translating to MMGELRLMKGNEAIGEAAIRAGVDAYFGYPITPQSEVIEYLMAEKPYERTGMVVLQAESEVASINMVYGGAGTGKKVMTSSSSPGVSLMMEGVSYIAGAELPCVMVNVVRGGPGLGTIQPSQADYFQATKGGGHGDYRLIVLAPASVQEMSDFVKLAFELAFKYRNPAMILSDGVIGQMMEKVVLFDPIPRWTEEEIIKMSPWATTGKSKNRERNIVTSLDLQAAVQEKRNIRLQQKYTIIREKEVRCEKIACEDAEYLIVAYGSSARIAQKTLDLAREQGIRLGLLRPITLWPFPTKQINELTHQLKGILTVELSAGQMVEDVRLAVEGKVNVEFYGRMGGMIYTPEEILGVLKEKVIGEDCNG from the coding sequence ATCATGGGTGAATTACGTTTAATGAAAGGCAACGAGGCGATCGGTGAAGCAGCAATACGTGCCGGTGTGGATGCCTATTTTGGATATCCGATCACCCCTCAGTCGGAAGTCATCGAATACCTGATGGCCGAAAAGCCTTATGAACGGACAGGAATGGTCGTTCTCCAGGCTGAAAGTGAAGTAGCCTCCATCAATATGGTTTATGGTGGTGCAGGCACCGGCAAAAAGGTGATGACCTCCTCGTCAAGTCCGGGTGTGAGTCTGATGATGGAAGGAGTCTCCTATATTGCAGGAGCGGAACTTCCCTGCGTGATGGTGAATGTTGTCAGGGGTGGCCCGGGTCTCGGCACAATCCAGCCTTCCCAGGCCGATTACTTCCAGGCAACCAAAGGTGGCGGGCACGGGGATTACCGGCTGATCGTCCTGGCACCGGCCTCTGTCCAGGAAATGTCGGACTTCGTGAAACTTGCCTTTGAACTTGCCTTCAAATACCGTAATCCCGCCATGATCCTCTCCGACGGGGTCATCGGGCAAATGATGGAAAAAGTGGTCCTGTTTGACCCGATCCCCCGGTGGACCGAAGAAGAAATCATTAAAATGTCACCCTGGGCAACGACCGGTAAATCCAAAAACAGGGAGCGCAATATTGTCACCTCCCTTGACCTTCAGGCCGCTGTTCAGGAAAAACGGAACATCAGGCTTCAACAGAAATACACCATCATCCGGGAGAAGGAAGTCCGCTGCGAAAAGATCGCCTGCGAGGATGCTGAATACCTCATCGTGGCTTATGGATCCAGTGCACGGATCGCACAGAAAACCCTCGATCTGGCCAGGGAACAGGGAATCAGGCTTGGTCTGCTCCGACCCATCACTTTATGGCCATTCCCGACAAAACAGATCAACGAACTTACCCACCAGCTGAAAGGCATACTCACGGTCGAGCTGAGCGCGGGACAAATGGTCGAAGATGTGCGTCTGGCCGTAGAAGGTAAAGTGAACGTGGAATTTTATGGTCGAATGGGAGGAATGATCTACACCCCGGAGGAAATCCTCGGAGTCCTCAAAGAAAAAGTTATAGGAGAAGATTGTAATGGCTGA
- a CDS encoding thiamine pyrophosphate-dependent enzyme, with protein MAELKMEDIIRPENLVYKKTSLMTDNILSYCPGCGHGTSHRIIMEVIDEMGLQEQTIGVCPVGCSVLAYDFMNVDMQQAAHGRAPALATGIKRTWPDRIVFTYQGDGDLAAIGTAETIHVCNRGENFTMVFINNGIYGMTGGQMAPTTLEGMKSSTSPYGRDVQTMGYPLKMTDVIATLPGTYFVSRQAVHTPAAVRKAKKAIRMAFENQKNKKGGISFVEIVSNCNSGWKMRPVDANHWMEENMFPFFPLGDLKVDGKLVK; from the coding sequence ATGGCTGAACTAAAAATGGAAGACATCATCCGGCCTGAGAACCTGGTCTATAAGAAAACGTCCCTGATGACCGATAACATCCTGAGTTATTGCCCTGGCTGCGGTCACGGCACTTCCCACCGGATCATCATGGAAGTCATTGATGAAATGGGGCTTCAGGAACAAACCATCGGGGTTTGTCCGGTCGGATGCTCCGTTCTGGCTTATGACTTCATGAACGTCGACATGCAACAGGCTGCTCACGGAAGGGCACCCGCGCTGGCAACCGGTATCAAAAGAACCTGGCCCGACAGGATCGTTTTCACTTATCAGGGTGATGGCGACCTTGCAGCCATCGGTACAGCCGAAACCATTCACGTTTGCAACAGGGGAGAGAATTTCACGATGGTCTTCATCAACAACGGCATCTATGGCATGACCGGGGGCCAGATGGCACCCACGACCCTGGAAGGCATGAAATCTTCCACCAGCCCCTATGGGCGTGATGTGCAAACAATGGGTTATCCCCTTAAAATGACCGATGTGATTGCTACCCTTCCAGGAACCTATTTCGTCTCCCGGCAGGCGGTTCATACACCTGCCGCGGTGCGTAAGGCCAAAAAGGCAATCCGGATGGCCTTTGAGAACCAAAAAAACAAAAAAGGAGGCATCTCCTTCGTGGAAATCGTCTCCAACTGCAACTCGGGATGGAAAATGAGACCCGTGGATGCCAACCACTGGATGGAAGAAAATATGTTCCCGTTCTTCCCGCTGGGAGATTTGAAGGTGGACGGGAAATTAGTAAAATAG
- a CDS encoding 2-oxoacid:acceptor oxidoreductase family protein, translated as MTEEIIIAGFGGQGVLSMGKILAYSGIMQDHEVSWMPSYGPEMRGGTANVTVILSDERISSPILNFYDTAIILNQQSMDKFEPCVKPGGVLIYDGNGISRHPTRNDIRIYRIDAADEAARLGLAKIFNMIVLGGYLKVKPVVKLENVILGLKKSLPHRYHNLIPDNEKAILRGMEIIEEIKV; from the coding sequence ATGACCGAAGAAATCATCATTGCCGGCTTTGGAGGACAGGGTGTTCTGTCGATGGGTAAAATCCTGGCCTATTCCGGAATCATGCAGGATCATGAGGTAAGCTGGATGCCATCCTACGGTCCGGAAATGCGCGGCGGAACAGCCAATGTGACCGTTATCCTCAGCGATGAACGGATCAGCTCTCCCATACTGAACTTTTACGATACGGCCATCATCCTCAATCAGCAATCCATGGATAAATTTGAGCCCTGCGTCAAACCCGGCGGCGTTCTGATCTATGACGGGAATGGCATTTCGCGACATCCCACCCGCAACGACATCAGGATTTACCGTATCGATGCGGCGGATGAGGCGGCCCGGCTCGGCCTTGCAAAAATTTTCAATATGATCGTCCTGGGAGGATACCTGAAAGTGAAACCCGTGGTCAAGCTTGAAAATGTCATCCTTGGCCTTAAAAAATCCCTGCCACATCGCTATCACAACCTGATTCCTGATAACGAAAAAGCGATCCTGCGCGGCATGGAGATCATCGAGGAAATCAAGGTGTGA